Part of the Halorhabdus utahensis DSM 12940 genome, TAGGAGGGGGCGTAACAAGCCCATTTCGGCTTTGCACACCGAAATCGTCAGTGGCTCAATCGAGTGTTCCACCCTGCGTCAGTGAAGAAGCCGAGTCGCTTCCGCGTGCATGAATCCGTCATGGAGTTCCGGCCGATGCTCACAGCTGTCACGAATCTCGCGTGCGGACACGGCGGAGAAAATCGTCCCCCAGTCAGCAGGCATGTCCTCGTCCGTCAGAGCGTAGACGACGCCCTCGATACGGGCCCAGCAACACGCAGCCGTACACATCGGACACGGTTCGTGGGTCGAGTACAGCCAGCAGCCGTCCAGCCGTTCGGAGTCGAGTCGTTGGCACGCCTCACGGATCACTTCGATCTCCGAGTGAGCGGTCGCGTCGGGCCGTTCGAAGATCGCGCCGGTACCGCTGGCGACGATATCGCCGTTCTTGACGAGCAGCGCACCGACGGCCTCTGGATCGGTACCGAGCGAGATTGCCGTCCGCATCAGTTCTTCGTTCGGATGGTCCATGGTGATCCAGTATTTGACAATCACGGCATAAATCATTCACCCGACCGAGGGCGTGAGCGGACCCGATCATCGGCCACGTGAGATCGGGTTCCGTCGAATCGGGTCGTCAGTACCTTTACATATCGGGACGGAGCCAGCGGTTGGCGTGACGACCGAAGAAGAGTGCCTCGACGCTCTGCAGGACGCCGCGGAGGAACTCGACGCCTCGCCGACGAAAGTCGAGTACGAGACGCTCGGACTGACGCCGTCGGCGTCGACGATCCTTCGGGTCGTCGGTGGGTGGAACGAGGCGAAACGACGTGCTGGACTCGAAACGAACCCGTCTACAGGGTCGAGAGTCGCGCCGAAACCCGAGGACGTCGACCTTCCGGACGGCACGGGCTGGGAAGCACTGACGCAGGACCAGCGCTGGCACTACAGGCACGCCGATCACAACACTGAACGGACGCTCGAACGACGGCAGCGGCTCCGGGCGTGGGTGAACGATCGAAAGGCGGAACGGGGCTGCTCGGAGTGTGGGGAATCAGACCCGGCGTGCCTGGATTTCCATCACCCGAACGACGACAAGGAGATGGCGATCACCGACATGGTCACGCATGGGTATTCGACCGATCGGTTGGAAACGGAGATCGACGGCTGTGAAGTGCTCTGTGCGAACTGTCATAAGAAACGACACAATCGACAGGCGGCCGTCGTCCGTGAGGAGACGGCCCCGCCACGGACCAAACGCGAACGACTGCAACAATGGACCGTCGAGTACCGTCGTCGCACGGGCTGTCAACGATGTTCAGAGGGTGATCCGGTCTGTCTGCAGTTCCACCACTCCGATCCCGAGGGCAAGACGGCTTCGGTCGGTAAACTGATCTCGGATTCGGCCCCCGAAGCGGAGATCCGCGAGGAAGTGTCGAGATGTATCGTTCTCTGTGCAAACTGCCATCGAAAAGAACACGTCGAAGTGCCGGACATGTCGGCCGCCGGGACGTGATGTGTTCCGGACTGTCGGGGGGAGACACGGTTCGCAAAACTCAAGTACGACAACCGGATATACTCGGATGAAGTCCTGTGGTGTAGTGGCCAATCATGTAGCCTTCTGGGGGCTACGACGGAGGTTCGAATCCTCCCAGGACTACTTTCTCGCGAACAAACTCGTGAGCGAGACGTATCTACGATGATTCGAATCAGGGAAAGCGAGCGGAGCGAGCTTTCAGACGGTTCGAATCCCGCGAATCCCTCACTCCGGCGTGACGTACTCGACGCCCGTGGGTTCGCTTTCGCCACGCTCGATCACGATCGTCCGCGAGAGCTTGTTGAACACGCGGACGTACTCGCCGCCCATCGCGAGCCAGCCGATCAGGACGTCGAGTGGGAGGAGGAACGCTTTTCCGAAGGCCTGGATGGCCGCTGTCACGTAGTCGATGTCCTCACCGCGCTCGTCAGTCACGGCGATGTTCATGACAAGTTTCCCGGCGGATTGCCCGCCGTAGCCTTCCAGGACGGTCCAGTAGAGCCAGAAGCCGAGGCCGTTGACGCTCAGGAGAGGGAGTGTCATCGAGACGTCACCGACGGAGAGGGAGTAGACGCCGGCGATGTCGCCGAGCGTCGAGATCACGGCCCCGACGAGAAGGATGTCGATCAGCCACGCGAAAAACCGGTCACCCCAGGACGCGAGGTGAATCCGCGTGTCGTCTCCCCGCCGCACCCCGTCAACATCGCCTATTTCAGCAGTCATCTCTCCATGATAGCTCTCGGGGATGGATAATAACTTACGCGTCCGGCAAACGAGCAATCTCGGGCACATGTCAATATCGAATATAAAATCCCAAAATATAGGGGCATGGTGTCAATGAACACGTCAGAGCAACTCGACTGTGATGTACCTCAATATCGAACGGGCCCTCGAGGACATCTCGTATCCGACAGACTGTGCGGACGTCGTCGAGACCTGTGGCGACCGCGTGATCACGTTCCAGGTCGGCGAGGAGACGGTCGCGGAGGCGATCGGGCGGTGTAACGCCGGGGAACTCCGGACCCGAGAGGAGGCACGCCAGACGGTCCTCTCGTCGGTAAGCGAGGGCGCGATCGGTCGGAAGTACTACAGCGACCGCGATCCGCCGATCCCGGACGCCGAGTGGCACGATCCAGTCTCGCTGTAGCGAAACATCGACGTCCGTCGTCCGGATCGGGACAGTGGCGACTGAGCCGGTGGTGAGCAGTAGCCGGAACCGGGCCGATCATTGAAGGCTATCGGGCCCGTCGATGCGGGTAATGCGGTCGTTGGTCGAGCGGACCGAAACGATGGTCGGAGACAGATTCTCACAGGTGTGCGAGCGGCGATTGGGGATGGACACGTGTCCGGACCCATGACCGAGCGGACGCGGCTCGCGGTGGTCGTCTGGGCAGTGCTGGTCTCGCAGGTACTGCTCTACCCTGGCCTCGAAGACACCGTGATCGCACTGGGTGGCGGCGACCACCTCCTCGCCGGAACCTGGTTTCTCGTTGCGGAGTTCGGAGCCTTCGTCGGGATGGCCGTCCTCTGGGGATTGCTCAGTGACGCACTCGGTCGACGGACGCCACTGGTCGTCGCCGGGGCGGCCGGTGGAGCGGTGAGTTACCTCGCCGTCGCGGCGGTACCAGGTCTCGGCGGTAGCTTCGACGTGGTGCTCGTGCTACGGGTGATCGGCGGCGGGTTCACGATCGGGGCGTTCTCGTTGTCGATCACGAAGCTGATGGATCTCGCCGGAGGGCACGGCAGAAACATGGGAGCAGCGGGGACGGCGATCGGCTTCGGCGCGGCGCTTGGCTCGATCGTCGGCGGGGGACTCGCGACGCTGGATCCGCTCGCCCCACTCTACGCCGGGGCAGTTGTCCTCGCAGGGGCGGCACTGCTGGCAGCGACGGTCCCGGACCGGGGCGTCGGCGGTGGGCTAGCCCTCGAGACCGTCTTCGCTCGCATCCGTACCCGTCCAGCACTGCTCGTCCCCTACGCGTTCGGGTACATCGACCGCCTGACAGCCGGCTTCTTCGCGCTGGCCGGCGTAGCGTACTTCCGTGACGCCTTCGACGTTGGGCCCGCACTGGCCGGGGTGACACTCGCGCTGTTTTTCCTCCCGTTCGCCGCGCTCCAGTACCCGATGGGGAACCTCTCGGATCGGATCGGCCGGTTCGTGCCCGTCGTCGCCGGATCGCTCTGTTACGGAGTGGCGATTATCGCTGTCGGGCTCGCCCCGGTGTACGCACTCGCCGCGCTCCTCATGGTCGTCGTCGGCATCTGTGGCGCGGCGGTCTCACCGGCAACGATGGCGCTCGTGACTGACCTCGTTCCGGCGAGCGAACGCGGCGCGGCCATGGGCGGGTTCAACGTCTTTGGCAGTCTAGGCATGCTGACCGGCTTCCTCCTCGGTGGCGTCGTTTCCGGCGTCTTTGGCTATCTCCCGGCGTTCGTCGCGGTCGGCGGCCTCGAAATTGCGATCGCCCTGCTCGCGGCACGGGCCGTCTTTCGAATGACGGCCGGCCAGCCGGGCGCTGAATGGTTTCGACATGCGATTCGGGATGGATGAAATTGTTCTACAAAGATTGAAATAGCTCGGTCGAGTGCGTTCGAACAATGACAGGAGTCAGCAACACGGCGCTCACCGAATACGTGGACGAGCAGCGACGCGAGGCTATTGCCGAGCGAGTCGAGGAACTGCTCGCAGCGATGACCATCGAGGAAAAAGTCGGGCAGCTAAACCAGCGGTCGGTCAGTTTTGTCACGGGGTCGGAAGACGACACCGACGATCTCGAAACGGCGATCGCCGATGGGGAGGTCGGATCCGTACTCAATGCACAGGGACTCGATGCAAAGCGGCACCTCCAGGAGATCGCCGTCGAGGAATCCAGACTCGGCATCCCGCTGGTGATGGCTTTCGACGTCATCCATGGCTACCGGACGGTGTTCCCGACGCCGCTGGGCCAGGCAGCCAGTTGGGAACCGGACCTCGCCGAGCGAGCGGAACGCGTCGCCGCGACGGAAGCCAGCGCCGACGGCCACCACTGGACGTTCGCCCCGATGGTCGACGTCTCCCGGGACCCACGGTGGGGCCGGGTCATGGAAGGGTCGGGCGAGTCCCCCGTCCTCGGGAGTGCGTTCGCCCGGGCGCGCGTCCGGGGATTCCAGGGCGATGATCTCGCTGATACCGACACAATGCTCGCCTGCGCGAAGCACTTCGCCGGGTACGGCGCGAGCGAGGCCGGGCGGGACTACAACACCGTCAACGTCTCCGAGACGGCGCTCCGAGACAGGCATCTCCCGCCGTTCGAAGCCGCGGTCGAGACGGGCGTCGCGACGGTCATGAACGCGTTCAATACCATCGAGCGAATCCCTGCGAGCGGTAACGAGAGTCTGGTCTCGGGCGTCCTCAAGGGCGAGTGGGGATTCGAGGGCGCAATGGTGTCCGATTGGGACTCCTTCGGTGAGCAAATGCCACACGGTGTCGCGGCGGACGAACGCGAGGCCGCCAAACGCGCCATGCTGGCCGGGTCGGACGTCGACATGGTGAGTGAAGTCCTGCTCGAGGAGCTGCCCGAGCTCGTCCGCGACGGCGAGGTGCCCGAGTCGCGACTCGACGACGCCGTCGCGCGCGTCCTCTGGATGAAAGGCCTCCTCGGTCTCTTCGAGGACCCGTATCAGTACTTCGACGAGGATCGGCGTGAAGCCGTCACTCGCACGGACGAACAACGCGAGACTGCCCGGGAGGTCGCCGAACGATCGTTCGTCCTGCTGAAAAACGAGGGCGTCCTCCCGCTCGAGGACGACGCTGAGGTCGGAGTCGTCGGTGCACTGGCCGACAGCGACGAGGACACCCTCGGCGCGTGGGCGTGGGGCGGCGATCCCGAGGACGTGACCACGATCCGCGCGGGACTGGACGATCACTTCGACGGCGTTCCCTACGCGGCTGGCTACGACCTGCCGGGCGAGGTGACCGACGAAACGCTGGCTGACGCCCGCGAAGTCGCCGAGGCGTCGGACGTGGTCGTGTGCGTCGTCGGCGAGCCAGCAGACATGACCGGCGAGGCTGCGAGTCGGGCGCACGTCGATCTGCCCGACGAGCAGCGTCGGCTGCTGGAAGCCCTCCACGACACCGGAACGCCGGTGGTCGCGCTGCTGATGAACGGCCGCCCGCTGGCGGTCGAGTGGCTCGACGAGCACCTCCCGGTCATTCTGGACATCTGGCATCCGGGCACCGAAGCAGGCCCGGCGGTCGCCCGAGTGCTCGCCGGCGACACCTCCCCCGGTGGTCACCTGCCGATGAGTGTCCCCTACACCGAGGGCCAGATCCCGGTCGCTCACGACCGACTGCCGACGGGCCGACCGGCGGACCAGGCCGAACGCGAGGAGGAGTACGTCTCGGCATATCTCGACGTGCCCAACGAACCGCTGTACGCCTTCGGCCACGGCGAGAGCTACACCGACTTTGCCTATAGCGACCTCTCGCTGTCGACGGACACCCTCGTGCCCGGTGCGACGCTCGAAGCGAGCGTCACCGTCGAGAACACCGGCGATGTCGCGGGGCGTGACGTTGTCCAGTGGTACGTCCATGACCTCGTCGGCAGTCGGTCACGGCCGGAGAAAGAACTGATCGCCTTCGAGACAGTGGATCTCGAACCGGGCGAATCAGCGACCGTCACGGTCGAGATCGAGGAGAGCGACCTGGCGTTCTGGACTGCCGAGGAAGCGTGGGCCGCCGAACCCGGCGAATTCGATCTCATGGTCGGCCATGCGGCCGATGACATCGTCGATACCGAGCGCTTCGCGTTCGAAGCGTAGGCCGGACTCGACACGCGAACAAACGTTGCGGTCACCGGCACACAGAAGTAGGTTGATATTGTGTGTCACGATATGGACGCTGTTGTACTGGCTGGTGGGTTCGCGACGCGACTGTGGCCGATCACCCGCAATCGGCCGAAGATGTTCCTCCCGATCGGTGACACGACAGTCATCGATCGCATCTTCCGCGAACTCGAAGCCGACGACCGGATCGAGGACGTCTACGTCTCGACCAACGAGGAGTTCGCCGACGAGTTCCGCAACCACCTGGCCGACTCGCCCTTCGAGAAGCCACGCGTCTCGGTCGAGGAGGCCCGGGCGGAGGACGAGAAGTTCGGCGTCGTCGGCGCGCTGGGCGAACTCGTCGAGCGCGAGGGGATCGACAGCGATACGCTGGTGATCGCGGGCGACAACCTGATCAGCTTCGACATCTCGGCGTTCATCGACGCCTTCGAGGCCAACAACGGCCCGACGATCGCCGCCTACGATGTCGGCGACCTGGAGAGTGCAACGCAGTACGGCGTGATCGATGTCGACGACGACCGGGTTGTCGAGTTCCAGGAGAAACCCGACGATCCGGCGAGCACGCTCGTCTCCATCGCGTGCTATGCCTTCCCCGCGGAGACGATCGGGCTCTTCGATACGTACCTCACCGGCGAGAACAACCCTGACGAACCCGGCTGGTTCATCCAGTGGCTCATCGACCGCGAACCGGTGTACGCCTTCCCCTTCGAGGGAGCCTGGTTCGACATCGGGACCCCCGACGGGTACCTCGATGCCGTCTCGTGGTACCTCGACGGCGGGACGCTCGTCCATCCCGACGCGACGGTCGAGGGATCGGACCTCGGCGAGAACGTCCACGTCATGGACGGCGCGACGGTGGTCGACTCGAAGCTCGAACGGTCGGTCGTCTTCCCGGACGCGACACTCGATCGGTGCCGGATCGTCTCCTCGCTCATCGACCAGGAGACCGAACTCGAAGACGTCAACCTCTCGAACGCCCAGATCGGGGCCCACACCTCACTCACGCAGACGCCACCGGACCCCTGGGTGTGGGAACAACATCGCGACTCCGAGTGATCGCGCGACGGAAATCGATCGGGGGCTACCG contains:
- a CDS encoding nucleoside deaminase, which translates into the protein MDHPNEELMRTAISLGTDPEAVGALLVKNGDIVASGTGAIFERPDATAHSEIEVIREACQRLDSERLDGCWLYSTHEPCPMCTAACCWARIEGVVYALTDEDMPADWGTIFSAVSAREIRDSCEHRPELHDGFMHAEATRLLH
- a CDS encoding homing endonuclease associated repeat-containing protein, encoding MTTEEECLDALQDAAEELDASPTKVEYETLGLTPSASTILRVVGGWNEAKRRAGLETNPSTGSRVAPKPEDVDLPDGTGWEALTQDQRWHYRHADHNTERTLERRQRLRAWVNDRKAERGCSECGESDPACLDFHHPNDDKEMAITDMVTHGYSTDRLETEIDGCEVLCANCHKKRHNRQAAVVREETAPPRTKRERLQQWTVEYRRRTGCQRCSEGDPVCLQFHHSDPEGKTASVGKLISDSAPEAEIREEVSRCIVLCANCHRKEHVEVPDMSAAGT
- a CDS encoding RDD family protein, yielding MTAEIGDVDGVRRGDDTRIHLASWGDRFFAWLIDILLVGAVISTLGDIAGVYSLSVGDVSMTLPLLSVNGLGFWLYWTVLEGYGGQSAGKLVMNIAVTDERGEDIDYVTAAIQAFGKAFLLPLDVLIGWLAMGGEYVRVFNKLSRTIVIERGESEPTGVEYVTPE
- a CDS encoding DUF5789 family protein, whose translation is MYLNIERALEDISYPTDCADVVETCGDRVITFQVGEETVAEAIGRCNAGELRTREEARQTVLSSVSEGAIGRKYYSDRDPPIPDAEWHDPVSL
- a CDS encoding MFS transporter encodes the protein MTERTRLAVVVWAVLVSQVLLYPGLEDTVIALGGGDHLLAGTWFLVAEFGAFVGMAVLWGLLSDALGRRTPLVVAGAAGGAVSYLAVAAVPGLGGSFDVVLVLRVIGGGFTIGAFSLSITKLMDLAGGHGRNMGAAGTAIGFGAALGSIVGGGLATLDPLAPLYAGAVVLAGAALLAATVPDRGVGGGLALETVFARIRTRPALLVPYAFGYIDRLTAGFFALAGVAYFRDAFDVGPALAGVTLALFFLPFAALQYPMGNLSDRIGRFVPVVAGSLCYGVAIIAVGLAPVYALAALLMVVVGICGAAVSPATMALVTDLVPASERGAAMGGFNVFGSLGMLTGFLLGGVVSGVFGYLPAFVAVGGLEIAIALLAARAVFRMTAGQPGAEWFRHAIRDG
- the bglX gene encoding beta-glucosidase BglX, whose translation is MTGVSNTALTEYVDEQRREAIAERVEELLAAMTIEEKVGQLNQRSVSFVTGSEDDTDDLETAIADGEVGSVLNAQGLDAKRHLQEIAVEESRLGIPLVMAFDVIHGYRTVFPTPLGQAASWEPDLAERAERVAATEASADGHHWTFAPMVDVSRDPRWGRVMEGSGESPVLGSAFARARVRGFQGDDLADTDTMLACAKHFAGYGASEAGRDYNTVNVSETALRDRHLPPFEAAVETGVATVMNAFNTIERIPASGNESLVSGVLKGEWGFEGAMVSDWDSFGEQMPHGVAADEREAAKRAMLAGSDVDMVSEVLLEELPELVRDGEVPESRLDDAVARVLWMKGLLGLFEDPYQYFDEDRREAVTRTDEQRETAREVAERSFVLLKNEGVLPLEDDAEVGVVGALADSDEDTLGAWAWGGDPEDVTTIRAGLDDHFDGVPYAAGYDLPGEVTDETLADAREVAEASDVVVCVVGEPADMTGEAASRAHVDLPDEQRRLLEALHDTGTPVVALLMNGRPLAVEWLDEHLPVILDIWHPGTEAGPAVARVLAGDTSPGGHLPMSVPYTEGQIPVAHDRLPTGRPADQAEREEEYVSAYLDVPNEPLYAFGHGESYTDFAYSDLSLSTDTLVPGATLEASVTVENTGDVAGRDVVQWYVHDLVGSRSRPEKELIAFETVDLEPGESATVTVEIEESDLAFWTAEEAWAAEPGEFDLMVGHAADDIVDTERFAFEA
- a CDS encoding sugar phosphate nucleotidyltransferase, with the translated sequence MDAVVLAGGFATRLWPITRNRPKMFLPIGDTTVIDRIFRELEADDRIEDVYVSTNEEFADEFRNHLADSPFEKPRVSVEEARAEDEKFGVVGALGELVEREGIDSDTLVIAGDNLISFDISAFIDAFEANNGPTIAAYDVGDLESATQYGVIDVDDDRVVEFQEKPDDPASTLVSIACYAFPAETIGLFDTYLTGENNPDEPGWFIQWLIDREPVYAFPFEGAWFDIGTPDGYLDAVSWYLDGGTLVHPDATVEGSDLGENVHVMDGATVVDSKLERSVVFPDATLDRCRIVSSLIDQETELEDVNLSNAQIGAHTSLTQTPPDPWVWEQHRDSE